Proteins encoded within one genomic window of Catharus ustulatus isolate bCatUst1 chromosome 10, bCatUst1.pri.v2, whole genome shotgun sequence:
- the LOC117000899 gene encoding WD repeat-containing protein 53-like produces MAVKWEGGHSSSVLCLNVSAEGLVASGAERGELVLWDGAGSPVAQLRLPQDEDVTSVLFSARRPSTLYTSHGETISVLDVRSLQEPLQRFHVNEEEINCLSVNDTDGFLAAADDSGAIKVVDLESEKVSRSLRHSNICSSVAFRPQRPQSLVSCGLDMQVMLWNLQKARPLWTMNLQECDMEEESSQSAGQFFNPPLAHSLSVAPCGNVFGCGAQDGKIRIFRVTGVRFERELEFQAHSLGVSQVLFMPEAYWLLSGGNDGKVLLWDVSSNVGKQQKSPAKSLHRKKAQAAASSRKDGKLNKVASNEHPGVVPKLSIEHGEKVNWLSCAEIKGSRRVLVADQTSSISAYPLPEP; encoded by the exons ATGGCAGTGAAATGGGAGGGCGGACACTCCTCCTCTGTCCTGTGCCTGAACGTGAGCGCCGAAGGGCTGGTGGCCtcgggcgcggagcggggcgAGCTGGTGCTCTGGGACGGGGCGGGCTCGCCCGTGGCTCAGCTGCGGCTCCCGCAGGATGAGGACGTGACCTCGGTGCTGTTCTCCGCCCGCCGGCCCAGCACGCTGTACACCTCCCACGGGGAAACCATCAGCGTGCTGGATGTCCGCTCCCTCCAGGAGCCCCTGCAGCGCTTCCATGTGAACGAGGAGGAGATCAACTGCCTCTCGGTGAACGACACCGACGGCTTCCTGGCGGCGGCCGATGACTCGGGGGCCATAAAGGTGGTGGACTTGGAAAGCGAGAAAGTCAGCCGGTCCTTGAGACACTCCAATATCTGCTCGTCTGTTGCCTTCCGACCTCAGCGGCCTCAAAGCCTGGTTTCCTGTGGACTGGACATGCAG gtgaTGCTGTGGAACCTGCAGAAAGCTCGTCCCTTGTGGACCATGAACCTGCAGGAGTGTGACATGGAGGAAGAGAGCTCACAGTCAGCTGGGCAGTTCTTCAACCCCCCTCTGGCACATTCCCTGTCTGTCGCCCCTTGCGGCAACGTCTTCGGCTGCGGAGCTCAGGATGGCAAAATCAGAATATTCCGAGTCACTGGGGTCAGGTTTGAACGTGAGCTGGAGTTCCAGGCTCACAGCTTGGGAGTCTCACAAGTGCTCTTCATGCCAGAGGCGTACTGGTTGTTGTCTGGAGGAAATGATGGGAAAGTCTTGCTGTGGGATGTCAGCAGCAACGTCgggaagcagcagaaaagtCCAGCAAAATCTCTGCACAGGAAGAAGGCCCAagcagctgcttccagcaggaaAGATGGGAAGCTCAACAAAGTGGCCTCAAATGAACACCCTGGAGTTGTGCCAAAGCTCAGCATTGAGCACGGAGAGAAGGTGAACTGGCTCTCATGTGCAGAGATCAAAGGCTCCAGGAGAGTGTTGGTTGCTGACCAGACCAGTTCTATATCAGCCTATCCATTGCCAGAACCTTAA
- the LOC117000900 gene encoding F-box/SPRY domain-containing protein 1, whose amino-acid sequence MAAGPGPGPGPGAAAASWGGPGWRLPGRVLELVFSYLELRELRSCALVCKLWHRVLHGDENSEVWRSLAARCLAEEALRTDILCNVPTYKGKVRAFHHAFSTNDCSRNVYIKKNGFTLHRNPIAQSTDGARTKIGFSEGRHAWEVWWEGPLGTVAVIGIATKRAAMQCQGYVALLGSDDQSWGWNLVDNNLLHNGEVNGSFPQCNNAPKYQIGERIRVILDMEDKTLAFERGYEFLGVAFRGLPKVCLYPAVSAVYGNTEVTLVYLGKPLDG is encoded by the exons atggcggcggggcccggccccggacccggccccggggcggccgcggcgTCGTGGGGAGGGCCGGGCTGGCGGCTGCCGGGGCGGGTGTTGGAGCTGGTGTTCTCGTACCTGGAGCTGCGGGAGCTGCGGAGCTGCGCGCTGGTCTGCAAGCTGTGGCACCGCGTCCTGCACGGCGACGAGAACAGCGAGGTGTGGCGCAGCCTGGCCGCCCGCTGCCTGGCAGAGGAGGCCCTGCGCACCGACATCCTCTGCAACGTGCCCACCTACAAGGGCAAG GTCCGTGCCTTCCACCACGCCTTCAGCACCAACGACTGCTCGAGGAACGTGTACATCAAGAAGAACGGCTTCACGCTGCACCGCAACCCCATCGCGCAGAGCACGGACGGGGCGCGCACCAAGATCGGCTTCAGCGAGGGCCGGCACGCCTGGGAGGTGTGGTGGGAGGGCCCGCTGGGCACCGTGGCCGTCATCGGCATCGCCACCAAACGCGCGGCCATGCAGTGCCAGGGCTACGTGGCCCTGCTGGGCAGCGACGACCAGAGTTGGGGCTGGAACCTGGTGGACAATAACTTGCTGCATAACGGAGAGGTGAACGGCAGCTTCCCCCAGTGCAATAACGCGCCCAAATACCAG ATAGGTGAAAGGATTCGAGTTATCCTGGACATGGAAGACAAAACATTAGCGTTTGAGAGGGGCTATGAGTTCTTGGGAGTTGCCTTCAGAGGACTGCCAAAAGTTTGCCTGTATCCAGCAGTGTCTGCTGTGTATGGTAACACAGAAGTGACTTTGGTCTACCTGGGAAAGCCTCTGGATGGATGA